In Syntrophomonas wolfei subsp. wolfei str. Goettingen G311, a single window of DNA contains:
- the purF gene encoding amidophosphoribosyltransferase: MGGGNRLLEEIKDLELLSTCHAEDKFHDECGVFGIFLNEYEDDCEAARTTFYGLYALQHRGQESAGIAVSNGHEIQLHKGMGLITEVIKPDHIKKLKGRLSIGHVRYSTTGMSNVVNTQPLVFHYLNGMLALAHNGNLVNTVELRKRLATYGSVFQTTSDTEVVANLLARYSQDNKIEDALARCIMDAKGAFALLIMTEDRLVGVRDPMGIRPLCIGELNGNYILASESAALDTVGATLIRDVNPGEIVVIDQDGLHSRQVIDSPRRAHCIFEYIYFARPDSTIDQVNVYQARREMGRQLARECNIDADMVISVPDSGTSSALGYAEEAGLPFEEGLMKNRYVGRTFIQPTQKMRELGVKLKLNAIEEVVCGKRIIMVDDSIVRGTTSKKIVQMLREAGATEVHMVVASPPTRFPCYYGIDTSRREELIASTMDETEIEKFIGADSLHYLSMEAMFAAMKSSEDTFCSACFSGKYPMEIET; this comes from the coding sequence ATGGGGGGAGGAAATAGATTGCTGGAGGAAATAAAGGATTTGGAGCTGCTTTCCACATGCCATGCTGAAGACAAATTCCACGATGAATGTGGGGTCTTTGGAATATTTCTAAATGAATATGAGGACGATTGTGAAGCCGCCCGCACTACTTTTTACGGTCTTTATGCCTTGCAGCATCGAGGCCAGGAGAGTGCGGGTATAGCTGTTTCCAATGGTCATGAGATTCAACTGCATAAAGGCATGGGACTAATAACCGAGGTTATAAAGCCGGATCATATTAAGAAACTTAAAGGCCGCCTGTCTATCGGCCATGTCCGTTATTCCACCACCGGGATGAGTAATGTGGTAAATACTCAGCCTCTGGTATTTCATTATTTGAATGGAATGCTGGCCTTAGCCCATAATGGGAATCTGGTGAATACAGTGGAGCTTAGAAAAAGGCTGGCCACCTATGGCTCCGTTTTTCAAACAACTAGCGATACTGAGGTGGTGGCTAACCTTCTGGCCAGGTACTCCCAGGATAATAAAATAGAGGATGCTTTGGCCCGGTGCATAATGGATGCGAAGGGGGCTTTCGCTCTCCTGATAATGACTGAAGACCGTTTGGTTGGGGTACGAGATCCGATGGGTATTCGGCCTCTTTGCATAGGGGAGCTCAATGGCAACTATATACTGGCCTCCGAATCGGCAGCCTTGGATACAGTGGGGGCCACATTAATCCGCGATGTAAATCCCGGAGAAATAGTGGTAATAGACCAGGATGGATTACATTCCCGGCAAGTTATCGACTCGCCTCGCCGGGCCCATTGTATTTTTGAATATATCTACTTTGCCCGGCCTGATAGTACCATTGACCAGGTAAATGTTTATCAGGCCAGACGAGAGATGGGTCGACAGCTGGCCCGGGAGTGCAATATTGATGCCGATATGGTTATTTCCGTACCGGACTCCGGCACCTCATCGGCCCTGGGTTATGCTGAAGAAGCGGGCTTGCCTTTTGAAGAAGGACTGATGAAGAACCGCTATGTGGGACGCACCTTTATTCAGCCCACCCAGAAGATGAGGGAACTGGGGGTTAAACTGAAACTCAATGCTATTGAGGAAGTGGTTTGCGGCAAACGTATAATAATGGTTGATGATTCCATAGTTCGGGGAACCACCAGCAAGAAGATCGTGCAAATGCTGCGTGAAGCCGGAGCCACCGAGGTGCATATGGTGGTGGCTTCCCCTCCCACCCGTTTTCCCTGTTATTATGGAATTGATACCTCGCGCCGGGAGGAGCTTATCGCCAGTACCATGGACGAAACGGAAATTGAAAAGTTTATTGGCGCTGATAGCCTCCACTATTTGAGTATGGAAGCTATGTTTGCCGCCATGAAAAGCAGTGAAGATACTTTTTGTTCCGCCTGTTTCAGTGGTAAATATCCTATGGAGATAGAGACCTGA